One window from the genome of Clarias gariepinus isolate MV-2021 ecotype Netherlands chromosome 15, CGAR_prim_01v2, whole genome shotgun sequence encodes:
- the nphs2 gene encoding podocin, with translation MLLVKESEMEGRTEKISPPPPPKGVRTKRETETTARDRKHKVDKAVKLQEPHKRRERTKDKEAEEEHSNEDKKEVSSTVINVDSVRQRTNKENEELLGLLESEWHEDALKLQRLGVCELLLIIAALATVIFFLPISIWFCVMIVREHERAVVFRLGHLLERKPRGPGLLFYLPFLDVCHKVDIRVKMLKVPPHSVVTKDLVCTEVSAVCYYRVENVSVCYSSLAGVPAVLQALVQVSVREVLAHHTFTSILQKRSEVAHQIQIALDSFACKWGIKVERAEIEDLCLPLELQQNFAVEAEAKRQAQIKVIAAEGEKAACEALKASIDSLSDSPLAVQLRLLQLLQTMRNDQPAVLLSLPPALYNQSLQLADIRSTTNQSQPTEDISQEIAKDSPMM, from the exons ATGCTTCTGGTGAAAGAGAGTGAGATGGAAGGAAGGACAGAAAAGATATCTCCACCACCTCCTCCAAAAGGTGTCAGGACTAAGAGAGAGACCGAAACGACAGCCAGAGACAGAAAGCACAAAGTGGATAAGGCAGTGAAACTCCAGGAACCACacaaaagaagagagagaacgAAGGACAAAGAAGCTGAAGAAGAGCACAGTAATGAAGACAAAAAGGAAGTGTCATCCACTGTGATCAATGTGGACAGTGTAAGACAGAggacaaataaagaaaatgaagagTTGTTGGGCCTTTTGGAGAGTGAATGGCATGAAGATG cCTTGAAGCTGCAAAGGCTTGGAGTTTGTGAGCTGCTTCTCATTATTGCAGCTCTTGCCACAGTTATATTCTTCCTCCCAATATCAATTTGGTTCTGTGTGATG ATCGTACGAGAGCATGAGCGTGCTGTGGTGTTTAGACTTGGACACTTGCTAGAAAGAAAACCCAGAGGACCAG GCCTTCTCTTTTACCTCCCATTTCTGGATGTTTGTCATAAAGTGGATATTCGGGTAAAGATGTTAAAGGTCCCTCCTCACTCG GTGGTGACAAAAGACCTGGTGTGCACAGAAGTGAGTGCGGTGTGCTACTACCGTGTTGAGAATGTGTCAGTGTGCTACTCATCCCTGGCAGGAGTCCCAGCTGTGCTGCAGGCGCTAGTTCAAGTCTCAGTCAGGGAAGTTCTGGCACATCACACCTTCACCAGCATACTGCAGAAGAGGAGTGAAGTTGCCCACCAGATCCAG aTTGCACTGGATTCTTTTGCCTGCAAGTGGGGAATTAAAGTGGAAAGAGCTGAGAT AGAGGACCTCTGTCTCCCACTCGAGCTTCAACAAAACTTTGCTGTTGAGGCTGAAGCAAAGAGACAAGCACAAATAAAA GTGATTGCAGCAGAGGGTGAGAAAGCAGCATGTGAGGCTTTAAAAGCCTCCATTGACTCCCTGTCAGACTCTCCTCTGGCCGTCCAGCTGCGCCTTCTCCAGCTCCTTCAGACAATGCGCAATGATCAGCCTGCTGTGCTCCTCAGCCTCCCACCTGCCCTCTACAACCAGTCACTTCAGCTGGCAGATATAAGAAGCACCACCAATCAAAGCCAGCCAACAGAGGACATTTCACAGGAAATTGCTAAAGATTCCCCAATGATGTAA
- the axdnd1 gene encoding axonemal dynein light chain domain-containing protein 1, whose protein sequence is MSSCVKSSPSPPALPKPDSRRSKRLHHSAGQNKSLSEFPEVKDRSSLSEGVQMPVLPPQNGQNYFIPDELLFTLTSPEWQQDRAQYNKTLKHSKVCGIRAPDAVWHHNVGRKKYHYFLDQPTSVTGAGRDISFLCDALASQRERISLPPVPDRTTISLEDSQKDTHSTQTLIPEEYHILTNKGVKALHCYDDKFTVLLEDEQKRLKNFPSMKPSGRLEAVQLMRVMDDMLEKAGASQELEEVKGISQIQGLLELVRVEQNIYNIVFHELIRQVSVECIERGQLLAKLRHRYVALLDRIPRQLIDLHTETLAQRALDRRLTEEIICFKNSIAQLNEELNLLREHDEHLSKQAEKAQEELAEALKQSQLDSDIVGEYHKLYELQRQRLEGQIIILTEERDLWSKVTYSIALKVIKLNNLQLVSRLHLSEQAWSKTAEHFTTVLTAKDSEDLNRIMQLTDQWKEQLTGFMENLKETENKQFESIRSIQDGLVRWHKHCQNNARSPNVKLEKTSEELLVNDLKQWSMVLTMQCERYGGEELLTFQETLHTLEQLQDLWVEVYVQLFMRHPSWDGEAPKGPAAMRELSCAINELHTQLGICISGESGIHQQLVTLAAVIESWANRLKPLIRRPEMLHDSEWSKLEKALESWINLCEEALVNVSNTQTESDRIKHKPHTKIKIDVVLNMLREFVSSQNNFFDHTNLTLCEEVGSLHALRTRWMVDLLLLMVPDECDAQDLHPAPSPELNVFRDVSYQKLEDDAKNLEQKLNYFSKYIANSCQTIVEEMAQKNMSRTDTENEVYQLNKLQRECAEWVDVCQILLCDLMGRPLKLQLAEEAVPKFITDLSLFVESVPSPADVYEEPERSVKAKEDEKAFVKAGGRPYTPLQVNKQVEEMREDGTEDQKSGSVMKLIGHDGHIIEQILEGKTVRITGTSDHVARPYSENAQQAFSALGTLGILQQELLTVEARAISAEERALKAEEALQEALEKIHDLERQLPQKSCLETKANEPVSPVAKEEAIAELKEVSHSQP, encoded by the exons ATGTCTTCGTGTGTAAAGTCCAGTCCGTCACCTCCTGCTTTACCGAAACCAGACAGCCGGAGGTCGAAGAGACTCCATCACTCTGCGGGGCAAAACAAGT CATTATCTGAGTTTCCTGAAGTTAAAGACAGATCATCACTAAGTGAAGGAGTCCAAATGCCAGTGCTTCCCCCACAAAATGGACAAAACTACTTCATACCAGATGAGCTTCTCTTTACTCTCACCTCACCTGAATGGCAGCAAGACAGAGCCCAGTACAACAAAACCCTCAAACACTCAAAG GTTTGTGGAATACGTGCACCAGATGCAGTATGGCACCACAATGTAGGTCGCAAAAAATATCACTACTTTCTCGACCAGCCAACATCTGTGACTGGAGCCGGCAG GGATATATCCTTTCTGTGTGATGCTTTGGCATCTCAGAGGGAGCGGATCTCCCTCCCGCCTGTGCCTGACCGGACCACCATTTCTTTGGAAGACAGTCAAAAG GATACACATTCTACACAGACGTTAATCCCAGAGGAATACCATATACTGACAAATAAAGGAGTGAAAGCACTGCATTGTTATGATGA CAAATTTACAGTTCTACTAGAGGATGAGCAGAAGAGGCTCAAGAACTTTCCATCAAT GAAGCCAAGTGGGCGTCTGGAGGCAGTGCAGCTGATGAGGGTAATGGATGATATGCTGGAAAAGGCAGGTGCCAGTCAAGAGCTGGAGGAGGTCAAAGGCATTTCACAG ATCCAGGGTCTCTTGGAGTTGGTGCGGGTGGAGCAGAACATCTATAACATTGTGTTTCATGAGTTAATTCGGCAGGTGAGCGTGGAATGTATAGAGAGGGGCCAGCTGCTAGCTAAACTCAG GCACAGGTATGTGGCTCTACTGGACCGAATCCCCCGTCAGCTCATAGATCTGCATACAGAGACCCTGGCACAGAGAGCTCTGGACCGCCGCCTGACTGAAGAGATCATCTGCTTCAAGAATTCTATTGCACAACTTaatga AGAGTTGAATCTGCTGAGGGAACACGATGAGCATTTGTCCAAACAGGCTGAAAAAGCCCAGGAGGAGCTAGCTGAAGCACTAAAGCAGTCACAGCTTGACTCTGA CATTGTTGGGGAGTACCACAAGCTGTATGAACTGCAGAGGCAAAGACTAGAAGGGCAAATAATCATACTGACTGAAGAGAGGGACTTATGGAGCAAGGTCACCTACAGTATCGCTCTCAAG gttattaAGCTAAACAATCTGCAGCTGGTCAGCAGACTTCATCTTAGTGAGCAGGCATGGAGCAAAACCGCTGAGCATTTCACCACTGTCCTGACAGCAAAG GACTCTGAGGACCTAAATCGCATCATGCAGCTGACAGACCAGTGGAAAGAGCAGCTGACTGGTTTCATGGAGAACCTCAAAGAGACTGAAAATAAACAGTTTGAGAGTATCAGGTCCATCCAGGATGGCCTTGTGAGGTGGCACAAGCACTGTCAGAATAACGCCAG GAGCCCTAATGTAAAACTGGAAAAAACATCAGAAGAGTTGTTGGTCAATGACTTGAAGCAATGGTCAATG GTGTTGACGATGCAGTGTGAGAGGTATGGAGGAGAAGAACTTCTCACTTTTCAAGAGACTCTTCACACACTGGAGCAGCTTCAGGATTTGTGGGTGGAGGTGTATGTGCAGCTGTTCATGAGACATCCATCATGGGATGGAGAAGCTCCTAAGGGACCAGCAGCCATGAGAGAATTGAGCTGTGCTATCAATGAGCTCCACACGCAGTTGGGTATTTGTATCAGTGGAGAGAGTG GAATTCATCAACAGTTGGTCACTCTGGCTGCAGTAATTGAATCCTGGGCTAACAGATTGAAGCCTCTTATTAGACGGCCCGAAATGTTGCATGACTCTGAGTGGTCGAAGCTGGAAAAGGCTCTAGAAAGCTGGATAAATCTGTGTGAGGAGGCCCTGGTAAATGTGAgcaacacacagacagagagtgaCAGGATCAAGCATAAGCCTCACACTAA GATCAAAATCGACGTGGTCTTGAACATGCTGAGGGAGTTTGTCTCCTCTCAAAACAACTTCTTTGACCACACCAACCTGACACTGTGTGAGGAG GTCGGCTCTTTGCATGCTCTGCGGACTCGCTGGATGGTGGATCTGCTGCTGTTGATGGTGCCAGATGAGTGTGATGCCCAGGATCTTCATCCTGCACCAAGCCCAGAATTAAACGTCTTTAGGGATGTGTCTTATCAGAAGCTGGAGGACGATGCCAAGAATCTTGAACAGAAACTTAACTACTTCTCCAAATATATTGCAAA TTCTTGCCAGACGATTGTGGAGGAGATGGCGCAGAAAAATATGTCTCGGACTGACACAGAAAATGAAGTTTACCAGCTTAACAAGCTTCAG AGGGAGTGTGCCGAGTGGGTGGACGTCTGTCAGATTCTGCTGTGTGATTTGATGGGACGTCCTTTGAAGCTGCAGCTGGCTGAGGAAGCTGTGCCCAAGTTCATCACTGACCTCTCCTTATTTGTGGAGAGTGTACCCTCTCCG gcTGATGTATATGAAGAACCAGAGAGGTCAGTAAAAGCAAAGGAAGATGAGAAGGCTTTTGTAAAAGCAGGTGGCAGGCCATATACACCCTTACAAGTGAATAAGCAG GTGGAAGAAATGAGAGAGGATGGCACAGAGGATCAAAAGAGTGGATCAGTCATGAAGCTTATCGGCCATGATGGTCACATTATCGAACAGATCTTGGAAGGGAAAACTGTGCGCATCACTGGG ACCAGTGATCATGTGGCGCGACCATACTCTGAGAATGCACAGCAGGCTTTCAGTGCACTGGGTACTCTGGGGATTCTTCAGCAGGAGCTGCT aactGTGGAGGCTCGTGCTATCAGTGCTGAAGAGAGGGCTCTAAAGGCAGAGGAAGCCCTTCAGGAAGCTTTAGAGAAGATCCATGATTTAGAGAGACAGCTACCACAAAAAAGCTGTCTAGAAACCAAAG CAAACGAGCCTGTTTCACCAGTTGCTAAAGAGGAGGCTATTGCAGAACTGAAAGAGGTGAGCCACTCCCAGCCCTAA